TCATAACATTAATTATATATACTACCTAGGGTGCTTATAAGAAAGCATAAAAAAGTTTTGGAGGCTATTTTCGATGAAAAAACGTAACAAATATTTGGTAACTTTAGCAGCACTTGTTGTAATGGGAACATTAAGTGCTTGTTCAAGTAATAGTGCAAGTTCTACTTCAGATAATTGGAACACAATTGTCAAGCAAGCAAAAAAAGAGGGAAAAGTTGTTTCTGTTGGGATGCCAGATACTTGGGCAAATTGGATAGGAACATGGAATGATATTAAATCGAAATTCGGAATCTCACATACAGATACAGATATGTCTAGTGCACAAGAATTGCAAAAATTTAAATCAGCAGGAAAGTCTTCTAGTGCACCTGATATAGGTGATATTGGGCTCAATGTTGCACCAACTGCAAAGAAAGAAAATTTAGTAACTGCCTATAAAACAAAATATTGGAAAGATATCCCATCATGGGCAAAAGACAAAGATGGATATTATGCGGCAGGATATACTGGATCAATTGTATTTATTACTGATACAAAAAATGTCGACTCTTCTGATGCACCAACTTCTTGGAAACAACTAGCATCAGGAAAATACAAGGTTTCTATTGGAGATGTCTCTACCGCAGCTCAGGCTCAGTATTCTGTTTTAGCAGCAGCCTTTGCAAATGGTGGTAGCGAAAAAAATATTAACCCAGGACTAAATTATTTTGCAAAACTGCAGAAACAGAATCGTTTATCAACTGTTGATACAACAATTGAAAACTTACAAAAAGGTGAAATTCAAGTTGCTGTAATGTGGGACTTTAATGCCTTAAATTATGCACACCAGATTAATTCTAAACGTTACAAGATTACTGTTCCTTCAGATGGAACCGTTGAAAGTGGATATACACAAATTATTAACAAAAATGCAGCTCATCCTTATGCCGCAAAACTCGCTAGAACTTATATCTTATCAGATGCGGGTCAGATTAATTTAGCTAAAGGTTATGCACGACCAATTCGTAAGAATGTGAAATTACCAGCAGCTGTGAAAGCAAAACTAATTCCTGAAAGTCAGTATAAAAAACAATATCATGTAAAGAACAACAATGTTTGGAATAAAGAAACATTGAAGTTAGGGCAAGAATGGAAGAATAAAGTCACAGGAGCAAATTAAAAAATGTCAACACGATTAAAAATATTTTTACCATTTGGTTTGCTTATATTCTTAGTTTTAGTAATACCTGTATGTGTGATGCTAATTTCTAGTTTACAGAGTATGAGCGGGGGATTTAGTTTAACTAATTACCAGCAAATTTTTTCCTCCCACTATTATCGTGGAGCCATTTACAACAGTATCAGTATTTCAATAGTAACATCACTAGTATCACTACTGGTAGCGATAATTGGAGCTTGGGCATTAACTAAAATATCTGTAAGCACAAAAAACATATTGATTACAGTATTCAATATGTCATCAAGTTTTGCAGGTGTCCCACTGGCATTTTCTTTAATAATTTTATTTGGAAATGCAGGCGTTTTTAAGGCAATTACTAGTACTCTTCATGTGCATGATACATTGAATATCTACTCTGTAACTGGGATGACTTTTGCTTATACATTTTTTGAGATTCCACTTGGAATTATGTTTTTCTTCCCAGTTCTTGATAGCTTAAGCAGGGAATGGTTTGAAGTGTCCAATGTTTTAGGAGCTTCAAAAATATTTTTTGTTCGTAAAGTGATCTTTCCAATCATACTTCCTAATATTGTAGAGATTTTTGTATTACTTTTTGCAAACGCAATGGGAACATATGAAACTGCGTATGCATTGATGGGGAATAACTTAGTTTCAATTCCGACGGTTATTGGAGCACTGATTAATGGCGAATTAGTTGCCAATGTTCCACTAGCATGTGCCTTTGCAACGCTCTTTACTGTTATTATGACAATAATAGTATGGTTAGGTAATAGAATTACAAATGTTAAAGGAAGGAGTGCTAGTTAAAATGGAAAAGCATACTGATAGGGTTATCGCTAAGATTGTCATTATACTTATTTCAATCCATTTAATTGCTCCAATTGTAGCAACCATTATGTACTCCTTTGCCAAATCGTGGGTAAACACCATTTTTCCAGATGGTTGGACCATTGAATGGTATCTGCAGCTTATTACTAATTCAGATTTTTTATCCGCTTTGATTAGATCCATAATTCTTGGAGTTATAACGACTATCATTGCAATGTGTTGTTTTTTACCAGTTGTATTTTATGCAAACGTATATGATGAAACTATTAAAGCGAAGCTGAGATTTATTACTGTCCTGCCATTTACAATTCCGGGGATTATCTTGGTTACTGGGTTAGTGAGAGTGTATGCAAATTTACCAATTCCACAAATGTTAGTTTTATTATTAGCAATTTCATTGTTGAGTTTACCTGTAACCTATCAAGCACTTGATAATGCGTTTATTGCACATGATTTTCGTGCAATGTTTTAACAACAGTTTACTTCTTCTTTTTAGCAATAATTTCGGTAATCATGATTACTGTTATAAAGCGTCAAGGCAGTAAAAAAGGAGAAGCAGTGGAGGATATCAAAAAATTATGAGTTCTATTTTCTTAGAGGTAAAAGACTTAGCTATTGATTTATCTGGTAATCAGGTAATCAAGAATATGAATTTTAAAATTCAAAAAAATACACTGACAACATTTCTTGGACCAAGTGGTAGTGGAAAAACAACGGTCCTTCGTGCAATTGCTGGATTGAATCAAAAAATATCTGGGCAAATTCTACTTGATGGCGAAGAAATTCAGAATTTAGCAGCTAATCAGAGAAATATTGGGATGATCTTTCAATCATATGCATTATTTCCTAATATGTCAGTCTTTGAAAATGTTGCTTATGGATTAAGGGTCAGAAAAGAAGCAGACACAGTAATCAAGAAAAAAGTTGATGCAATTCTTAAAACTGTTAATTTGCAAGATAAGGAACAAAGTTATCCTGAGAATCTTTCTGGTGGACAAAAACAGCGCGTAGCAATTGCTAGAGCAATGGTATTGGAGCCAAAAATTTTATTATTAGATGAGCCATTGAGTGCTTTAGATGCAAAAATTCGAATAGATCTTCGCAATCAGATCAGAGAATATCAGCAGCGGTTAGGTATTACCATGCTTTTTGTTACACATGATCAGGCTGAGGCTATGGCAATTTCCGATGAAATTATTGTGATGGATAATGGAAAAGTTCAACAAAAAGGGTCGCCATTAGAAATCTATACACATCCGCAGAATCTATTTATGGCTAAATTTATTGGTAATCATAATATACTTAGTGCTGAACAATTACGCGACTTGGGAGTTGAGGTTGCTGTAGATAATGAAAGTAGTTTCATTATTAGACCAGAGCTTTTTCAAGTTAACATGCCAAAAGAAAGCAATGATTATTTGGCTATTTCAGGAAAAATTAAAAGTGTTTCTATCTTGGGTGATCGTTTTGAATATAGATTTATTACAAAAGAAGGATTAGAGTTAAAAGCAGAATTTTTAAATCAACAACAAGCCTTTACGAAAGAAAAAGAAGTAGTGTTCTATGTAAAAAAAGGTGATATCAAAAAGGTAGGGATTTGAGATGTTGAACTTAGAGCAATTGAGAGAAATTCCGCGAGATATTTGGAGTGGGCACAATCATATGGAATTTTGTTCACATGGTAGTGGTGAAGATATTGAATTGTACATTCAAAAGGCAATTGCTGCAGGATTCAAGACTTATTCAATCACTGAACATTTCCCATTACCGCAAGCATTTTATGAAAATGCAGTTGGATCTGCACATTCGATATACACAGCAGCTATGAGAATTAATGAATTACCAAAGTATTTTACCAAAATGCAGAACATTAAGCTGAAATATCAAGACAAAATCAAAATATTAATCGGCTTTGAAATAGATTATATTTCTGAATTTCGGGAATGGACTCAAAAACAATTGATAAAATACGCTGATCAAATCGATGATGCAATTTTATCGGTACATTTTCTTCCAACTAAAGCAGGATTGAACGCAGTAGATGATAGTTTAATCGACTTCAAAAATGGAGTGTTAGCGGAGTATAAAACACCAGTTAATGTTGCTCAAGCATATTTAGCTACTGTGTTGGAAGCGGTCTTGTGGGATGCACAGTATAAACCCAAAAGATACGGGCACATTATGCTATACCGTAAGTGGAGAAACGAGTTTTCTTGCAATACGATTTGGGAGGATGAAGCAGTTCAGAATAAATTACACAGTATTCTAGATGTTATTGCGGATAAGAATGAATTTCTTGATTGTAATTTTTCTGGTCTTTTTAGAAGTACACAGACGGAAACTAGCCCGAATTATAATTGGATACAAGAAGCACAAAAAAGAAAAATTCCCTTAGTTTACGGGGCAGATGCTCATAAGGTTGCAAGTGTTTCTGCTGGATTTAACACATATTTGGAAAGTAAATATTATTTGTAGGAGGGATAACCATGAATTTGGAAATTACAGGTAATGGAAATTTTCGAATTTATCAATTGACAGATATTCATTTGGGTGAGTATCCTTTCAATGCAGCAAGCGATCATACTATGCAGCAGATTGACCAATTGTTAAACGAGAATGATTTTGACTTAGTTATGATTACAGGCGACCTGATTTGGGGCAAATCGGTTGATAATCCTGATAAAGTAATGCATGAATTGTATCAGATGCTTAACAAACATGATGTTCCTGTTGCGATAACTTATGGAAATCATGACAGCGAGGGATCATATTCAAGAGCAGAGTTACGAGAGTACGAACAGTTTCTTGTGCATAGGGCATCAAAGAAAAATAGTATGATTGTCAATGATCGTGAAAGCTATACTTTGGAAGTTTATCGAAACAACAAATTAAGTAATGTGCTATATGTGTGGGATAGCGGTGATTACTTAAAGGAAGAACCCGATAACTATGCTGCAATTGAACCAGAACAAATTGAATGGTTCTGGCAGCTACCCTATGAGAAGGGTAAGAATAAGCAAGACGTGGCATTCATGCATATTCCTCTCCCTGAATATAATTTAGTAGAGTCATTTCTAGAAGGACAAAAAAATGAAAAAGTTTGTTCATCACCATATAATTCAGGACTCTTTTATAGTTTAAAGAAAGCCAAAAATATAAAAGCATTGTTTGTAGGACATGACCATGATAATAATTTTGTTGCCGATTATGCAGGAATAAAGTTAGGCTATGGTAATGTAACGGGATATAATACCTATGGGTCATTAAGACGAGGTATTAGATTAATTGAGTTGACACCAACAGATATAAAAACGCAAGTTATTCCATTTGCAGAAAAGTAATATATGTAACGTGTATACTAAATTCAAACAGAGGTCTGAGTCAAAGTTTAGATTTTGATTCAGATCTTTTTTTCGTATAAATATGTTCCATAAGTTAAAATGCTCCAGCTAACTTTGAATTACTCATAGCAAATTTCTCGCTATGTTCGTAATTTCGAGATAGCATTCAAATTTTTTCGATTCATATCACATGGCTTTTATTGATATAAAGATATTTTTTAGCAATAAAGATTTTGAAGAACAACTTAGAATAGTTGTATAATAATATATAAAAATGAAAGGCTAGTATCAATATTTATTAACGAAAAAAATCGAATTAAGATAATAAAAGATGGAGGAATTAGGATTGTTTAGAAAAATCGGAATTGGTATTATTATTTTTATTGTAGGTCTTTTTTTGTACGTTAATTTGTCTAAAAAGACAACTATTACTGTTAATTTTGTAGATGAAAATGGAACAAAATTATTAGTGAACTCAGTAAAATATTATGGTGTTCCACACACATTATTGGGTAGTAAACAACTTGAAAAGAAGGTTCCAGGATATACACCAACCAAGTCTTTTATATTTTTTAATAATAAAAATCGAAAAATAACGCTGAAATTCAAATCGAAAAATTACAAAAAGGAGTTTAGTGATTTTAATAAAGCAAAGTATGTTGCGGCAACTTTTCAGCCAATGACAGTTACAGCCAAAAATGGATTTCAAAGTGATCCCTATAATACTGCACGAACTTATAATGGAAAAAAAACGGGAAAAGATAGCTTGCGGTTAATTTATTCAAATGATGGGGTTAAATGGAAAAAATTACACGTCAGTTATCCCCGATTGAATGTGCGCGACCCTAGTATCGTTAAGATCCATGGTTATTGGTACATTGTCTATACGAAAGGGTTAGTGAGAACTAAAGATTTTAAGCATTGGGAAAAAATAAAATGGCCACATTCTAAAATATTTGTTAATCATTTTGAATGGGCACCTGAATTTTTTAAAGATGCAAAAGGAAAATACCATATAATTATGGCTGGAAGATCAACAACTACAGGGAATTTCCAACTTTATGTATCTGATTTTAATAAAGAAAATGGTCATATTTTAAATAATTGGAAAAGTATAACTGGGACTAATTTGCCTAATAATATGATTGATGGAAATCTAACATATCATAATGGAAAATATGTTCTCTTTTATAAGAATGAGGATGTTGAAACGAATAAGTTAACGAGGGCCACTGCTGACAATTACTTGGGACCCTATAAATCAGAAACATTAAATGTGGATTTAAAGGGTTATGATGGATCTGAAGGGTTAGAAGCAATTCTTAGTGGCAACACTACGAGATTATACGTGGATACCTATAAGTTTAACAAAAGTGGTCAGACTATATATGACGGTGTTCATTATACGAAAGAAAATGGGCAGAAAAATACATGGACCAAATTGAGCCCGATAAAAGCTCCATTTATTGTGCGTCACTTTGGAATTTTAAGAACTAAGTAGCTGTATTTCAATTTTGTGTTTTAAGACGAAATTAAAGTTATGCAACAAGATAGCACACTGACTTGTTATTCATAAACTGGTTGATGTGCTATTTTTTTATTATATTTGTAAGATTTTACAAACATGTGCGTCTTATTAGGTAGGAGGTGAAGAAGTGACACAGTTGGAAGAGTTATACAACAAGTATTTTAAAGATGTCTATCATTTCATTTACAGTCTATCAAATGATAAAAATATTGCGGAAGATGTCACTGCTGAAACATTTTTAAAGGCATTGAAGGCCATTAAAAGTTTTAAGGGCAAGAGTGATATTAAGACTTGGCTATTTCAGATTGCTAAAAATTCATATTATTCTTATTTAAGAAAAAATAAAAATACCAAAAGTGATGCTTTAATGTCTGAAGCAAAAAGTGAACTTAGTCTAGAAAAAAATTTAGTATCAGCTGAAAAGGCAATGGAATTGCAAAAAATTATTCATAATTTACCAGAACCATATAAGGAAGTATT
Above is a window of Liquorilactobacillus hordei DSM 19519 DNA encoding:
- a CDS encoding ABC transporter substrate-binding protein, with the translated sequence MKKRNKYLVTLAALVVMGTLSACSSNSASSTSDNWNTIVKQAKKEGKVVSVGMPDTWANWIGTWNDIKSKFGISHTDTDMSSAQELQKFKSAGKSSSAPDIGDIGLNVAPTAKKENLVTAYKTKYWKDIPSWAKDKDGYYAAGYTGSIVFITDTKNVDSSDAPTSWKQLASGKYKVSIGDVSTAAQAQYSVLAAAFANGGSEKNINPGLNYFAKLQKQNRLSTVDTTIENLQKGEIQVAVMWDFNALNYAHQINSKRYKITVPSDGTVESGYTQIINKNAAHPYAAKLARTYILSDAGQINLAKGYARPIRKNVKLPAAVKAKLIPESQYKKQYHVKNNNVWNKETLKLGQEWKNKVTGAN
- a CDS encoding ABC transporter permease, whose product is MSTRLKIFLPFGLLIFLVLVIPVCVMLISSLQSMSGGFSLTNYQQIFSSHYYRGAIYNSISISIVTSLVSLLVAIIGAWALTKISVSTKNILITVFNMSSSFAGVPLAFSLIILFGNAGVFKAITSTLHVHDTLNIYSVTGMTFAYTFFEIPLGIMFFFPVLDSLSREWFEVSNVLGASKIFFVRKVIFPIILPNIVEIFVLLFANAMGTYETAYALMGNNLVSIPTVIGALINGELVANVPLACAFATLFTVIMTIIVWLGNRITNVKGRSAS
- the hisJ gene encoding histidinol-phosphatase HisJ: MLNLEQLREIPRDIWSGHNHMEFCSHGSGEDIELYIQKAIAAGFKTYSITEHFPLPQAFYENAVGSAHSIYTAAMRINELPKYFTKMQNIKLKYQDKIKILIGFEIDYISEFREWTQKQLIKYADQIDDAILSVHFLPTKAGLNAVDDSLIDFKNGVLAEYKTPVNVAQAYLATVLEAVLWDAQYKPKRYGHIMLYRKWRNEFSCNTIWEDEAVQNKLHSILDVIADKNEFLDCNFSGLFRSTQTETSPNYNWIQEAQKRKIPLVYGADAHKVASVSAGFNTYLESKYYL
- a CDS encoding RNA polymerase sigma factor; translated protein: MTQLEELYNKYFKDVYHFIYSLSNDKNIAEDVTAETFLKALKAIKSFKGKSDIKTWLFQIAKNSYYSYLRKNKNTKSDALMSEAKSELSLEKNLVSAEKAMELQKIIHNLPEPYKEVFSLRIFGELSFKQIGSLFGKNDNWACVTFYRAKEKIKKAMEG
- a CDS encoding metallophosphoesterase family protein, which encodes MNLEITGNGNFRIYQLTDIHLGEYPFNAASDHTMQQIDQLLNENDFDLVMITGDLIWGKSVDNPDKVMHELYQMLNKHDVPVAITYGNHDSEGSYSRAELREYEQFLVHRASKKNSMIVNDRESYTLEVYRNNKLSNVLYVWDSGDYLKEEPDNYAAIEPEQIEWFWQLPYEKGKNKQDVAFMHIPLPEYNLVESFLEGQKNEKVCSSPYNSGLFYSLKKAKNIKALFVGHDHDNNFVADYAGIKLGYGNVTGYNTYGSLRRGIRLIELTPTDIKTQVIPFAEK
- a CDS encoding ABC transporter ATP-binding protein, which gives rise to MSSIFLEVKDLAIDLSGNQVIKNMNFKIQKNTLTTFLGPSGSGKTTVLRAIAGLNQKISGQILLDGEEIQNLAANQRNIGMIFQSYALFPNMSVFENVAYGLRVRKEADTVIKKKVDAILKTVNLQDKEQSYPENLSGGQKQRVAIARAMVLEPKILLLDEPLSALDAKIRIDLRNQIREYQQRLGITMLFVTHDQAEAMAISDEIIVMDNGKVQQKGSPLEIYTHPQNLFMAKFIGNHNILSAEQLRDLGVEVAVDNESSFIIRPELFQVNMPKESNDYLAISGKIKSVSILGDRFEYRFITKEGLELKAEFLNQQQAFTKEKEVVFYVKKGDIKKVGI
- a CDS encoding ABC transporter permease, whose protein sequence is MEKHTDRVIAKIVIILISIHLIAPIVATIMYSFAKSWVNTIFPDGWTIEWYLQLITNSDFLSALIRSIILGVITTIIAMCCFLPVVFYANVYDETIKAKLRFITVLPFTIPGIILVTGLVRVYANLPIPQMLVLLLAISLLSLPVTYQALDNAFIAHDFRAMF